The following proteins are co-located in the Cryptococcus neoformans var. grubii H99 chromosome 1, complete sequence genome:
- a CDS encoding alternative sulfate transporter, with translation MASSSVHSIDDGYSRPQSDILGNEKYEPEKDEFTSTSIIATKDWTNAEERRVVLKLDLTVMALLVFGFFCFQLERGNIANAVSSTLLKDVGITQDQYNTGQGLLYLGIVLLEVPSQMVVQRIGPQKWLTFQVLAFGLVATFQMFMNSYGSFLATRILLGVCECGYIPGALYTISTFYKRSELGGRNAILFIGNVLVSGVGGLMASGILRLNGALKPWQYLFLIEGCLSIFCFLVFLTFLPNSPKNPLPLLFKRLTLFTPREREIILARVVIDDEHKFDTHRPLTRQEILGTLGNWRNYPHVLNAISLIATTAALGQYLPTLIKGFGFDTIKANALSSVGGWISLVLMLTYGFVGDRFKNKGPIVILACFPYLILWIAFQSESLTSNRWTKYVTLTLTSGYSVCWHPLNATWLSLNQKTPQQRAIAMAMFIMAANLGGLVGSQLLRANDAPTYPIGFRVTVCLVAFGNACAIFQHFQYRWSNKRNEEKLARGKKLREDRVATYIY, from the exons AtggcctcctcctccgtccaCAGCATCGATGACGGCTACTCTCGTCCTCAATCCGATATTTTAG GTAACGAAAAATATGAGCCGGAAAAGGACGAATTCACATCCACAAGTATAATAGCCACCAAGGATTGGACAAATGCCGAAGAAAGACGAGTGGTTCTTAAGCTTGACTTGACAGTCATGGCCTTACTAGTCTTCGGTTTCTTCTGTTTCCAGCTCGAACGAGG TAATATTGCAAACGCCGTATCCTCTACTCTCCTGAAAGATGTTGGCATCACTCAAGATCAGTATAATACCGGTCAAGGTTTACTGTATCTCGGTATCGTCCTTCTAGA AGTGCCTTCCCAGATGGTTGTTCAGCGCATTGGTCCCCAAAAGTGGCTCACTTTCCAGGTCCTTGCTTTTGGGCTTGTCGCTACTTTTCAGATGTTTATGAACTCTTATGGTTCTTTCCTCGCTACTCGTATCTTGCTCGGTGTCTGTGAATGTGGAT ACATCCCCGGTGCCCTCTACACTATCTCCACTTTCTACAAGCGATCCGAACTCGGTGGCCGAAACGCCATCCTTTTCATTGGCAACGTTCTCGTTTCTGGTGTCGGTGGCCTTATGGCTTCTGGCATCCTGCGTCTTAACGGTGCTTTGAAGCCTTGGCAAtatctctttctcatcGAGGGTtgtctctccatcttctgcttccttgtcttcttgaccttccttcccaacTCGCCCAAGAACCCCCTCCCTCTCTTGTTCAAGCGACTCACCCTCTTCACTCCAAGGGAGCGTGAGATCATTTTGGCCCGTGTCGtcattgatgatgagcacAAATTTGACACTCACCGTCCTCTTACCCGACAGGAAATCCTCGGTACACTTGGCAACTGGCGAAACTACCCCCACGTCCTCAACGCTATCAGTCTTATCGCCACCACTGCCGCTTTGGGCCAGTATCTTCCAACACTTATCAAAGGTTTCGGTTTCGACACCATCAAAGCCAATGCTTTGTCCTCTGTCGGCGGTTGGATCAGTTTGGTTCTCATGCTTACCTACGGTTTCGTCGG TGACAGGTTCAAAAATAAGGGCCCTATTGTCATCCTCGCTTGCTTCCCTTATTTGATCCTTTGGATTGCCT TCCAATCCGAGTCATTAACTTCCAATCGATGGACCAAGTACGTCACTTTGACGTTGACCAGCGGCTACTCTGTCTGCTGGCACCCTTTGAACGCCACTTGGCTCTCCCTCAACCAAAAGACTCCACAACAGCGAGCCATCGCCATGGCCATGTTCATCATGGCTGCCAACCTCGGTGGTCTTGTTGGCTCCCAGCTCCTCCGTGCAAACGACGCGCCTACTTACCCTATCGGTTTCCGAGTGACTGTCTGCCTCGTTGCTTTCGGTAACGCTTGCGCCATCTTCCAGCACTTCCAGTACCGATGGAGCAACAAGAGAAATGAGGAGAAACTTGCTCGTGGCAAAAAATTGAGGGAGGACCGGGTCGCCACGTACATATATTAA
- a CDS encoding transducin family protein, giving the protein MSLYDRQGEEEDFPHLNEDDIEEVLEDDGQRPVGLDDDDLGYGHDEDMKRLGDGIEGIEVIEKEPKENNSWGATALHQDHKSIFALSLHPKFPNPPLAITGGQDDTGFIFCPIPSSSADGNTSTFNSETFLPIRLSGHTDSVVTAAWNFDGDMVATGGMDGRVRVWRRVRKRRGQPLSEEVLNSLEGWRAWEFLTNLETGSEITWLTWHPKGNVLTAGCEDATAWMWNLPSGNTLAVLSSHTFSCTAGLFPPTAKNLLTASLDSSLILWDPRSPTPVWKSNIFLPPNSPELDPSIHGITSLAVSPRGDVVAVGGASGSVKIVSLSKGDVLTTLQGHRFGDSVEALCFVDLANGTGDGGRGLVCVSGGTDGCGFVWDVATGRVRSEIQHDEVITSLAPHPAPNQHLLTTASLDSTLKTWDIRTGILVATHLGHTGLVGGVAVASLGDGTVGVVSAGDEGISMIWRI; this is encoded by the exons ATGTCTCTCTATGATCGccaaggagaggaggaagatttCCCCCATTTGAATGAGGACGACATTGAAGAGGTGCTCGAAGATGACGGCCAAAGGCCGGTCGGAttggacgatgatgacctGGGTTATGGACATGATGAAGATATGAAAAGACTTGGAGATGGTATCGAGGGAATAGAGGTGATCGAAAAAGAGCCCAAGGAGAATAATAGTTGGGGAGCAACTG ctcttcatcaagaTCACAAGTCAATATTTGCTCTGTCATTGCACCCCAAATTTCCCAACCCGCCGTTGGCAATAACAGGAGGTCAAGATGATACCGGCTTTATCTTTTGTCCCATTCCTTCCAGCTCGGCTGACGGTAACACTTCAACATTCAACTCTGAAACATTCCTCCCTATCAGATTATCGGGACACACAGATTCAGTCGTGACAGCAGCTTGGAATTTTGATGGTGATATGGTAGCTACAGGAGGAATGGATGGACGCGTGAGGGTGTGGCGAAGAGtcaggaagagaagaggtcaACCTTTGAGCGAAGAAGTGTTGAATTCGCTGGAAGGGTGGAGGGCTTGGGAATTCCTCACGAATCTGGAAACCGGGAGCGAGATTACT TGGTTAACATGGCACCCTAAAGGCAATGTCCTTACTGCTGGCTGCGAAGATGCTACAGCGTGGATGTGGAACC TCCCATCCGGAAACACGCTCGCTGTACTTTCATCGCATACCTTCTCCTGCACTGCAggtctcttccctcccaccGCCAAAAATCTTCTTACTGCCTCTCTCGACTCATCACTCATCCTCTGGGATCCTCGTTCCCCGACCCCCGTCTGGAAGTCCAACATCTTCCTGCCGCCCAATTCGCCGGAACTCGATCCGAGTATACATGGTATCACGTCCCTTGCTGTCTCCCCTCGAGGTGATGTCGTTGCCGTCGGTGGCGCTTCGGGTAGTGTTAAGATTGTTAGTTTGTCCAAGGGAGACGTCTTGACGACTCTTCAAGGCCATAGGTTTGGTGATAGTGTAGAAGCGCTTTGCTTCGTAGATCTTGCGAACGGAACAGGAGATGGAGGTAGGGGGTTAGTCTGTGTGAGTGGGGGGACAGATGGATGTGGGTTTGTTTGGGATGTAGCGACAGGACGGGTCAGGTCCGAAATTCAACATGAC GAGGTTATAACTTCTCTCGCTCCCCATCCTGCTCCGAATCAACACCTTCTTACAACCGCGTCCCTCGATTCCACTCTCAAGACATGGGATATTCGAACAGGTATTCTGGTAGCTACCCATCTTGGTCATACGGGATTGGTCGGTGGAGTGGCTGTCGCCTCCTTGGGAGACGGTACTGTGGGGGTAGTTAGTGCGGGAGATGAAGGCATTAGCATGATTTGGCGGATCTAG